The following proteins are co-located in the Massilia litorea genome:
- a CDS encoding PleD family two-component system response regulator, with translation MHAQKMPTAVRLLGFSPGAAVHLATLLAGAPRSGPLYSCLHEDSLQEPDIVLADGGNPAALAWLDGMRCAPPALVIGGSPHADYAHLALPIDPEQLHASLVRLLAERRRALALLSARGEPLLAERRRRPRLGADAGCADGRQPPRDGKVLIVDKGGAFRDHLAGLVGDGRLAIAWTDSAPMAVRLCDETPVSLAMINTATPGIDPYGLSRNIKAQDGAGRTAVVLLVGRTFNYDSTLAHGAGVRGLLDKPVGDRSLVCMLQRLTSLQDMPASVSSAM, from the coding sequence ATGCATGCACAAAAAATGCCGACGGCAGTACGACTGCTCGGATTTTCACCAGGCGCTGCCGTGCACCTGGCCACCTTGCTGGCAGGTGCGCCGCGCTCGGGACCGCTGTATTCCTGCCTGCATGAGGACAGCCTGCAGGAACCCGACATCGTGCTGGCCGACGGCGGCAATCCGGCGGCCCTGGCCTGGCTCGACGGCATGCGCTGTGCGCCGCCCGCGCTGGTGATCGGCGGTTCGCCCCACGCCGATTACGCCCACCTGGCGCTCCCGATCGACCCCGAGCAGTTGCATGCCTCCCTCGTCAGACTGCTGGCCGAACGGCGGCGTGCGCTGGCGCTGCTGAGCGCGCGCGGCGAGCCGCTGCTGGCCGAGCGCCGGCGTCGTCCCAGGCTCGGGGCCGACGCCGGCTGCGCCGATGGACGCCAGCCGCCGCGCGACGGCAAGGTGCTGATCGTCGACAAGGGCGGCGCCTTCCGTGACCATCTGGCCGGGCTGGTAGGTGATGGCCGGCTGGCGATCGCCTGGACCGACAGCGCGCCGATGGCAGTGCGCCTGTGCGACGAGACACCGGTCTCGCTGGCGATGATCAACACGGCCACACCCGGCATCGACCCCTATGGACTGAGCCGCAACATCAAGGCGCAGGACGGGGCAGGGCGCACGGCCGTGGTGCTGCTGGTGGGACGGACATTCAATTATGACAGTACGCTGGCGCATGGCGCCGGGGTACGCGGGCTGCTCGACAAGCCGGTGGGGGACCGCAGCCTGGTGTGCATGCTGCAACGCTTGACGAGTCTGCAGGACATGCCTGCCTCGGTCAGCTCAGCCATGTGA
- a CDS encoding gamma-glutamyl-gamma-aminobutyrate hydrolase family protein: MADEQPKPDAEPSGPPLENRAETPQRIPDRRASSGGVPRYQRPGDTPFALAGRVLRSRWRALRDRFSRDFMRRTLRIGVSARIFHPEPGSTGLRSKNLQYLEESIAQWVMSRDVLVFMIPTVNTNGLLHPSNITLRHYARHLDGLVLQGGADVSPQTYSESPTRPEWSGDRARDLYELELLHEFVEAGKPVLGVCRGCQLINVAFGGTLYQDVATNVPSALAHVHTDYDAHRHAIEFPPGSSLGRMFPNAGRPIVNSIHHQAVKEPGRDIRIEAVSYPDGIVEAIRYDKADFVMGLQWHPEFHRAGGTDLLDCTPVLDEFLRAARETRL, translated from the coding sequence ATGGCAGACGAACAACCCAAGCCCGACGCCGAGCCTTCCGGCCCGCCGCTGGAAAACCGTGCCGAGACCCCGCAGCGCATTCCGGACCGCCGCGCAAGCAGTGGCGGCGTGCCGCGTTACCAGCGTCCAGGCGACACGCCCTTCGCGCTGGCCGGGCGGGTGCTGCGTTCACGCTGGCGTGCACTGCGCGACCGCTTCAGCCGCGACTTCATGCGCCGCACCCTGCGCATCGGCGTCTCGGCGCGCATCTTTCATCCCGAACCGGGTTCGACCGGCCTGCGCAGCAAAAATCTCCAGTACCTGGAGGAGTCGATCGCCCAATGGGTGATGTCGCGCGACGTGCTGGTGTTCATGATCCCGACCGTGAACACCAACGGCCTGCTCCATCCCAGCAACATCACCCTGCGCCACTACGCGCGCCACCTGGACGGCCTGGTATTGCAGGGCGGGGCCGACGTCTCGCCGCAGACCTATTCCGAGTCGCCCACCCGCCCCGAGTGGAGCGGTGACCGCGCGCGCGACCTGTACGAACTCGAACTGCTGCACGAATTCGTGGAGGCCGGCAAGCCGGTGCTGGGCGTCTGCCGCGGCTGCCAGCTGATCAACGTGGCCTTCGGCGGTACCCTGTACCAGGACGTGGCGACGAATGTTCCCTCCGCGCTGGCCCACGTGCACACCGACTATGACGCCCACCGCCACGCGATCGAATTCCCGCCGGGCTCCTCGCTCGGGCGCATGTTCCCCAACGCCGGGCGCCCGATCGTCAATTCGATCCACCACCAGGCGGTCAAGGAACCCGGGCGCGATATCCGCATCGAGGCGGTGTCATATCCGGACGGGATCGTCGAGGCGATCCGCTACGACAAGGCGGACTTCGTGATGGGCCTGCAATGGCACCCGGAATTCCACCGGGCCGGTGGGACGGACCTGCTCGATTGCACGCCGGTGCTGGATGAGTTTTTACGGGCGGCCAGGGAGACGCGCTTGTAA
- a CDS encoding YbdK family carboxylate-amine ligase, with product MPLEPFTQSTPLTFGVELELQLVSLSDFDLTAASPDLLHLLARKPFPGNVTPEITESMIEINSSVQSTYPALLAELQEIRDTLVAAGDQLNIGIAGGGTHPFQHWSEQKIFPKARFEHLSSLYGYLAKQFTVFGQHVHIGCGDGDNAMYLLHALSRYIPHFIALSSSSPFVQGHDSHFDSARLNSVFAFPMSGRAPFMLSWAEFESAYFAKMERTGIVKSMKDFYWDLRPKPEYGTIELRVCDTPLTVERAAALAAYLQALCSYLLERFDEPPVEDDYLVYNYNRFQACRFGLEGAITHPKTYETVSLREDILATLNKMEPYAAALGSLDGLKHLALAAAHGSDATLLRQQYEQQGSVEGMVHAAINWFRGERRFRRR from the coding sequence ATGCCCCTTGAACCGTTTACCCAGTCCACGCCGCTGACCTTCGGGGTCGAACTCGAGTTGCAGCTGGTCAGCCTGTCCGACTTCGACCTCACTGCCGCCAGCCCGGATTTGCTGCACCTGCTGGCCCGCAAGCCCTTCCCCGGCAACGTGACGCCCGAGATCACCGAGAGCATGATCGAGATTAATTCGAGCGTGCAATCGACCTATCCGGCGCTGCTGGCCGAATTGCAGGAAATCCGCGACACCCTGGTCGCAGCCGGCGACCAGCTGAACATCGGCATCGCCGGCGGCGGCACCCACCCTTTCCAGCACTGGTCGGAACAGAAGATTTTCCCGAAAGCCCGCTTCGAACATTTGTCCTCGCTGTACGGCTACCTGGCCAAGCAATTTACCGTGTTCGGCCAGCACGTGCACATCGGCTGCGGCGACGGCGACAACGCCATGTACCTGCTGCACGCCTTGAGCCGCTACATCCCGCATTTCATCGCCTTGTCGAGCTCTTCTCCCTTCGTGCAGGGCCACGACAGCCATTTCGATTCGGCGCGCCTGAATTCCGTGTTCGCCTTCCCGATGAGCGGGCGCGCGCCCTTCATGCTCAGCTGGGCGGAATTCGAGTCGGCCTATTTCGCCAAGATGGAGCGCACCGGCATCGTCAAGAGCATGAAGGATTTTTACTGGGACCTGCGCCCGAAACCCGAGTACGGCACGATCGAGCTGCGCGTGTGCGACACGCCACTGACGGTGGAACGCGCGGCGGCGCTGGCGGCCTATCTGCAGGCGCTGTGCAGCTATCTGCTGGAACGCTTCGATGAGCCGCCGGTCGAGGACGATTACCTCGTCTATAACTACAACCGCTTCCAGGCTTGCCGCTTCGGGCTGGAGGGAGCGATCACGCATCCGAAGACCTACGAAACGGTGTCGCTGCGCGAGGATATCCTGGCGACGCTGAATAAGATGGAGCCGTATGCCGCGGCGCTGGGGAGCCTGGATGGATTAAAACACCTGGCGCTGGCGGCGGCGCATGGCAGTGACGCGACGCTGCTGCGGCAGCAGTACGAGCAGCAGGGCAGCGTCGAGGGGATGGTGCATGCGGCGATCAACTGGTTTCGCGGCGAGCGGCGGTTCCGGCGCAGGTAG
- a CDS encoding cation:proton antiporter, translated as MLDLLPILTSLAWPFAIAIAWIAGEFGQRWTGLPRISFYGLVGFALGSPQLGILPLPDIGPVSMLADVAFGLILFELGYRINLHWLRTNPWIGVSGLAESLATFIAVYFIAGAFGSAQMTALMLASLSMATSPATVVRVINEQRSSGQVTERVLHLTAQNCVLAVFAFNVIVAFWIFRTFEDLGDAIWNSLVLLAMSILTGAVFGLAVPALLRGLRNPRQDATAAFALAVILLVALSYAGGLSPVVSTLAFGLVARHRRVAFSQAQRGFGALGELLTVLLFVFAASTLDWQKVAAGSLLAAVLVLARLVTKTAGVMAFSHLAGISWRKGALAGVALAPLSVFVILLLEHARLAGVHVVEELRSVAAVTMLLEVFGPIIIQRALVWAHEIPEPRPEASHAP; from the coding sequence ATGCTCGACCTGTTGCCGATCCTGACCAGTCTCGCGTGGCCGTTCGCGATCGCCATCGCCTGGATCGCGGGGGAATTCGGGCAGCGCTGGACCGGCTTGCCGCGCATTAGTTTTTACGGCCTGGTCGGCTTCGCGCTGGGCAGCCCGCAGCTCGGCATCCTGCCGCTTCCCGACATTGGCCCCGTATCGATGCTGGCCGACGTCGCCTTCGGCCTGATCCTGTTCGAGCTCGGCTACCGCATCAACCTGCACTGGCTGCGCACCAATCCCTGGATCGGCGTCAGCGGGCTGGCCGAATCGCTGGCCACCTTCATTGCCGTCTACTTCATCGCAGGCGCCTTCGGTTCGGCGCAGATGACGGCGCTGATGCTGGCCTCGCTGTCGATGGCGACCTCGCCCGCCACCGTGGTGCGGGTCATCAACGAACAGCGCAGTTCGGGCCAGGTGACGGAACGCGTGCTGCACCTGACGGCCCAGAACTGCGTGCTGGCCGTGTTCGCGTTCAATGTCATCGTGGCGTTCTGGATTTTCCGCACCTTCGAGGACCTGGGCGACGCCATCTGGAACAGCCTGGTGTTACTGGCAATGTCGATCCTGACCGGCGCCGTGTTCGGCCTGGCCGTGCCGGCGCTGCTGCGTGGACTCAGGAATCCGCGCCAGGATGCGACCGCCGCCTTTGCGCTGGCGGTGATTTTGCTGGTCGCCCTGTCGTATGCGGGCGGCTTGTCGCCGGTGGTGTCGACGCTCGCCTTTGGCCTGGTCGCGCGCCACCGGCGCGTCGCCTTCAGCCAGGCCCAGCGCGGCTTTGGAGCGCTGGGCGAATTGCTGACGGTGTTGTTGTTCGTGTTCGCCGCTTCGACCCTCGACTGGCAGAAGGTCGCGGCCGGCAGCCTGCTTGCCGCCGTGCTCGTGTTGGCGCGCCTGGTTACCAAGACGGCAGGCGTCATGGCCTTTTCCCACCTGGCGGGCATCTCCTGGCGCAAGGGGGCGCTGGCCGGCGTGGCGCTGGCGCCATTGTCCGTGTTCGTGATCCTGCTGCTGGAACACGCGCGGCTGGCCGGCGTGCACGTCGTCGAGGAACTGCGTTCGGTGGCGGCGGTGACGATGTTATTGGAAGTGTTCGGGCCGATCATCATCCAGCGCGCCCTGGTGTGGGCGCACGAAATACCAGAGCCCCGCCCGGAGGCGTCGCATGCCCCTTGA
- a CDS encoding CPBP family intramembrane glutamic endopeptidase has translation MPQPNAPQTQPQPGRAPIRLLAQVLTCVAFSLIALLIIFFAQAQPLSVFRGPMAVGEQLLFGLGLSALAAVASYVSFRLTATSEATANTIKAYGRLDLSGFNPVWISLAAAIGEELLFRAALQPLLGVWITSVIFLLTHTPVYQFRRLNRATLVQAAGVFGASVALGFIYQYVGLLAAMMVHTALDVIGLYVVRNAVRGAR, from the coding sequence ATGCCCCAACCGAATGCCCCGCAAACGCAGCCCCAGCCGGGCCGCGCGCCGATCCGCCTTCTCGCCCAGGTGCTGACCTGCGTCGCCTTTTCGCTGATCGCATTGTTGATCATCTTTTTTGCACAGGCGCAGCCCTTGTCCGTCTTCCGTGGCCCGATGGCCGTGGGTGAACAATTGCTGTTCGGCCTCGGCCTGTCGGCGCTGGCGGCGGTGGCTTCCTATGTCAGCTTCCGCCTGACGGCGACATCCGAGGCGACCGCGAACACGATCAAGGCCTACGGCCGGCTGGACCTGTCGGGCTTCAATCCCGTCTGGATCAGCCTGGCCGCCGCGATCGGCGAAGAGCTGCTGTTCCGCGCGGCGCTGCAGCCGCTGCTGGGGGTGTGGATCACCTCGGTGATCTTCCTGCTGACGCATACGCCGGTGTACCAGTTCCGGCGTTTGAACCGCGCGACGCTGGTGCAGGCGGCGGGGGTGTTCGGGGCCAGCGTGGCGCTCGGCTTCATTTACCAGTACGTCGGACTGCTGGCCGCGATGATGGTGCACACGGCGCTTGATGTGATCGGGTTGTATGTGGTGCGCAATGCGGTGCGGGGAGCGCGCTGA
- a CDS encoding vWA domain-containing protein: MLIDFFFALRNAKVPVSIKEFLTLLEALEKSVIAPSLDEFYYLARLVLVKDEAHFDKFDRAFGSYFKGIEAVFDTSKGEIPLDWLIKRMERELTPEQKAALEKFGYDKLMDRLNELLKEQKERHEGGSKWIGTGGTSPFGHGGTNPEGVRIGGAGRNRTAVKVWDQRSYKDYDDERELGTRNIKVALRRLRRFARTGALDEFALDATVHATANNAGYLDIRMQPERKNRIKVVMLLDVGGTMDDHIERTEELFSAAKSEFKNMEFYYFHNCVYDYLWKNNRRRHAERFDTWDVLRKYPNDTRIIFVGDATMSPYEVLAPGGSVEYNNEEAGAEWLARFCRAFPKFAWLNPEPEHLWQYRQSIAVIRQIMNNRMFPVTLEGLERAMRLLSK; encoded by the coding sequence ATGCTGATCGATTTTTTCTTCGCGCTGCGTAACGCGAAAGTCCCGGTCTCGATCAAGGAATTCCTGACCCTGCTCGAGGCCCTGGAAAAGAGCGTCATCGCCCCTTCCCTCGACGAGTTCTACTATCTCGCGCGCCTGGTGCTGGTCAAGGACGAAGCCCATTTCGACAAGTTCGACCGCGCCTTCGGCAGCTACTTCAAGGGCATCGAGGCCGTGTTCGACACCAGTAAAGGCGAGATCCCGCTCGACTGGCTGATCAAACGCATGGAGCGCGAGCTGACGCCCGAGCAGAAGGCGGCGCTGGAAAAATTCGGCTACGACAAGCTGATGGACCGCCTGAACGAACTGCTGAAGGAGCAGAAGGAGCGCCACGAAGGCGGCAGCAAGTGGATCGGCACCGGCGGGACGTCGCCGTTCGGGCATGGCGGCACCAATCCGGAAGGGGTACGCATCGGCGGCGCCGGCCGCAACCGCACGGCAGTCAAGGTGTGGGACCAGCGCTCGTACAAGGACTACGACGACGAGCGTGAACTCGGCACCCGCAACATCAAGGTCGCCCTGCGCCGCCTGCGCCGCTTCGCGCGCACCGGCGCCCTCGACGAATTCGCGCTCGACGCGACGGTGCACGCCACGGCGAATAATGCCGGCTACCTCGACATCCGCATGCAGCCCGAGCGCAAGAACCGGATCAAGGTGGTGATGTTACTGGACGTGGGCGGCACCATGGACGACCACATCGAGCGCACCGAGGAGCTGTTCTCGGCGGCGAAGAGCGAATTCAAGAACATGGAGTTCTATTACTTCCACAACTGCGTGTATGACTACCTGTGGAAGAACAACCGCCGCCGCCACGCCGAGCGCTTCGACACCTGGGACGTACTGCGCAAGTACCCGAACGACACCCGCATCATTTTCGTCGGCGACGCGACCATGAGCCCCTACGAGGTGCTGGCGCCGGGCGGCTCGGTCGAATACAACAACGAGGAGGCCGGCGCCGAATGGCTGGCCCGCTTCTGCCGCGCCTTTCCGAAGTTCGCCTGGCTCAATCCGGAGCCGGAACATCTGTGGCAATACCGGCAGTCGATTGCCGTCATTCGCCAGATCATGAACAACCGGATGTTCCCGGTGACGCTCGAAGGATTGGAGCGGGCGATGCGTTTGTTGAGTAAATAA
- a CDS encoding GNAT family N-acetyltransferase: MIHVEPTALEFNGVRLEPLRLEHVDGLRLAAADGELWNLRVTSVPEPHRTQAYVHTALEMADRIPFAVVDSSSGAVLGTTSYHDILPAVDRVEIGYTWYAKSVQRTHVNTSCKLLLLSHAFDTLGCAVVGFRTDNFNYASQKAIERLGAKKDGVIRHHGARRDGTVRDTVMYSIVRGEWHEIKTHLHYQLTRHATA, encoded by the coding sequence ATGATCCACGTCGAGCCGACGGCGCTCGAATTCAACGGCGTGCGCCTGGAGCCCTTGCGCCTCGAACACGTCGACGGCCTGCGCCTGGCCGCCGCCGACGGCGAGCTGTGGAACCTGCGCGTGACCTCGGTGCCGGAGCCGCACCGCACCCAGGCCTATGTGCACACCGCGCTGGAAATGGCGGACCGCATCCCGTTCGCCGTGGTCGATTCCTCGAGCGGCGCCGTGCTCGGCACCACCAGCTACCACGACATCCTGCCCGCCGTCGACCGGGTCGAGATCGGCTACACCTGGTACGCGAAAAGCGTCCAGCGTACTCACGTGAACACCAGCTGCAAGCTGCTCCTGCTCTCGCATGCCTTCGACACCCTCGGCTGCGCGGTGGTGGGTTTTCGCACCGATAATTTCAACTATGCCTCGCAGAAGGCCATCGAACGGCTGGGTGCAAAGAAGGACGGCGTCATCCGCCACCACGGCGCGCGGCGCGACGGCACCGTGCGCGATACCGTCATGTACAGCATCGTGCGCGGCGAATGGCATGAGATCAAGACGCACCTGCACTATCAACTGACGCGGCACGCCACCGCATAA
- a CDS encoding AAA family ATPase, translating into MQAHPRFEGTESYVATDDLKLAVNAALTLQRPLLIKGEPGTGKTMLAEEVAAALDMPLLQWHVKSTTKAQQGLYEYDAVSRLRDSQLGDERVRDIHNYIVKGVLWQAFTAPEPVVLLIDEIDKADIEFPNDLLRELDRMEFYVYETREMVVAKHRPLVIITSNNEKELPDAFLRRCFFHYIKFPDRETMADIVQVHYPRLKQELLAAALQSFYDVRDIPGIKKKPSTSEFLDWLKLLMAEDIPAEALHSKDNKTVVPPLHGALLKNEQDVHLFERLLSMSRMNR; encoded by the coding sequence ATGCAAGCCCATCCCCGTTTCGAAGGCACCGAGAGCTATGTCGCCACCGACGACCTGAAGCTGGCCGTGAATGCCGCCCTGACGCTGCAGCGTCCTCTGCTCATCAAGGGCGAGCCCGGCACCGGTAAAACCATGCTGGCCGAGGAAGTGGCGGCCGCATTGGACATGCCGCTGCTGCAGTGGCACGTCAAATCGACCACCAAGGCCCAGCAGGGCCTGTACGAATACGACGCCGTCTCGCGCCTGCGCGATTCGCAGCTGGGCGACGAGCGCGTGCGCGACATCCACAACTATATCGTCAAGGGTGTGCTGTGGCAGGCGTTTACCGCCCCGGAACCGGTTGTGCTGCTGATCGACGAGATCGACAAGGCCGACATCGAGTTCCCGAACGATCTGTTGCGCGAACTCGACCGCATGGAGTTCTACGTCTACGAGACGCGCGAAATGGTCGTCGCCAAACACCGTCCGCTGGTGATCATCACCTCCAACAACGAGAAGGAACTGCCGGACGCTTTCCTGCGCCGCTGCTTCTTCCACTACATCAAATTCCCGGACCGGGAAACGATGGCCGACATCGTGCAGGTCCACTACCCGCGCCTGAAGCAGGAGCTGCTGGCTGCCGCCTTGCAGAGTTTTTATGACGTGCGCGACATCCCCGGCATCAAGAAGAAGCCTTCGACTTCGGAATTCCTCGACTGGCTCAAACTCCTGATGGCCGAGGACATCCCGGCGGAAGCCCTGCACAGCAAGGACAACAAAACCGTCGTCCCGCCGCTGCATGGCGCCCTGCTGAAAAACGAGCAGGACGTGCACCTGTTCGAACGCCTCCTCTCCATGTCGAGGATGAACCGATGA
- a CDS encoding c-type cytochrome, which translates to MKKLLAVLALAACAGSASAADVVGNPKAAPNKIEMCIGCHGIPGYKASFPEVYQVPMIGGQSAKYIESALHAYKKGDRKHPSMRGIAASLSDQDIADVAAYYSQQNAQTRK; encoded by the coding sequence ATGAAAAAACTTTTGGCAGTACTCGCGCTGGCAGCTTGCGCCGGCTCGGCTTCGGCGGCGGACGTCGTCGGTAACCCGAAGGCAGCCCCGAACAAGATCGAAATGTGTATCGGTTGCCACGGCATCCCCGGCTATAAAGCCAGCTTCCCCGAGGTCTACCAGGTGCCGATGATCGGCGGCCAGTCGGCCAAGTACATCGAATCCGCGCTGCACGCCTACAAGAAGGGCGACCGCAAGCATCCATCGATGCGCGGCATCGCCGCCAGCCTGTCGGACCAGGACATCGCCGACGTCGCCGCCTATTATTCGCAGCAGAACGCCCAGACCCGCAAGTAA
- a CDS encoding c-type cytochrome, with translation MKKLIIALALGAVSFSAAAADVKRGEELTKKYNCASCHGADFTKPIDPSYPKLAGQHADYIAHALMAYKRGGDQANGRSNPIMAGFAKPLSNQDMADIGAYLHSLPSQLVVSK, from the coding sequence ATGAAAAAACTGATCATCGCGCTGGCCCTCGGCGCCGTCTCCTTCAGTGCCGCCGCCGCTGACGTCAAGCGCGGCGAAGAGCTGACCAAGAAATACAATTGCGCCTCCTGCCATGGCGCCGACTTCACCAAACCAATCGACCCGAGCTATCCGAAGCTTGCCGGCCAGCATGCCGACTACATCGCCCACGCCCTGATGGCCTATAAACGCGGCGGCGACCAGGCCAACGGCCGCAGCAACCCGATCATGGCCGGCTTTGCGAAACCGCTGTCGAACCAGGACATGGCCGACATCGGCGCTTACCTGCACAGCCTGCCGTCGCAGCTGGTGGTGAGCAAGTAA
- a CDS encoding DUF1841 family protein — translation MFTPSSHDVRRFFCDAFRKQRAGEILTPMDAIAADWIVQHPEYHDALMDADAAVARDYSVEGGQPNPFLHLSMHLSIAEQVSIDQPRGIKAAHDLLVARIGEHDAHHDIMECLGEMIWTSQRNGVPPDTEAYIDCVRRRATR, via the coding sequence ATGTTTACACCGTCCTCGCACGACGTGCGCCGCTTTTTCTGCGACGCCTTCCGCAAGCAACGCGCCGGCGAGATCCTGACGCCGATGGACGCCATCGCCGCCGACTGGATCGTCCAGCACCCCGAATACCATGACGCCCTGATGGACGCCGACGCGGCCGTCGCGCGCGACTATTCGGTCGAAGGCGGCCAGCCGAACCCGTTCTTGCACCTGTCGATGCACCTGTCGATCGCCGAACAGGTCTCGATCGACCAGCCGCGCGGCATCAAGGCCGCGCACGACCTGCTGGTCGCCCGCATCGGCGAGCACGATGCCCACCACGACATCATGGAGTGCCTGGGCGAGATGATCTGGACCTCGCAGCGGAACGGCGTGCCGCCCGATACCGAGGCGTACATCGATTGCGTCAGAAGGCGCGCGACGCGCTGA